DNA sequence from the Butyricimonas faecalis genome:
ATAGCAACCCCCTTCATCTGCACGGTCACACCGGGAAGAGGCTGTTTTTTCGCATCAGAAACTTTTCCCGTTATAACGATCTTCTTTACTTCCTTATCATCTTGGGCATCTCTAGGTCGTACGACGATCATATTGCCGTTAAAAACGTACGTCAAATCTGAATTTTTGAAAACAGACATCAACACAGATTCCACGGTCTCATTATTCACGTCCAAAGAAATTTTCCCCAACTGCTTTACTTGTTCTATATTAAACAAGAAATAAAGCTTCGTCTGACGTTGAACCTCGTCGAACAATTTCTCCACACCCACGTTCTTCATTTTCAAGCTCACGCGTTCCTGTTGTGCCAAACTATTGGCTGACAACGAAAGCGTAAAGCAACAAGTGAGTAAAAAAAACAGTTTCATAATTACTAAAATTTTACGCCATGGTCTTTTAAAAAAAGAATGGCACAATCGTTTTTTTTCCATACATTTGTACTTAAAGTTATTAATACCTCAACAAGAAACTACGCCAAATAGTTTTTGTTGTCCTTAATTACAAACGGGAAGTACGCCAAATACTTTCCGTTTTTATTTTGATACAATAATCGTCTTTCCTTGAATAGAAAACGTTACCCCTGTTGATAAGGTAATCGCATCCAAAATCACACGGACATCTTTATACCGTTCCATATACCCCGAGAAATGTAACTCCTTCACGGAAGGTGTTTGATAAAAAACATCCACATCATACCAGTTCGACAAAACAGTAAGAATATCTTCCAATCTCTGATTTTCAAAACGGAAAATGCCATCCTTCCAATCCGTATAAACGGCTACATTTACTTCCTTCACGTCAACCTTCGTCTTTCCTTGCTTAAATTCAGCCATCTGTCCGGGTTTGATCACGCTCTCCGTCCCCGAAGCCAAAACCTTGACCCCAATACTTCCCTTGACTAATACGGTTTGTATGCACCCTTTTTGATGAGTATTAACATTGAAAGAAGTCCCGTACACTCGAACCTCCACACCTTCCATTTCCACAAAAAATGGACACTCGGGATCTTTGGCAACCTCAAAATAAGCCTCTCCCGACAAATACACTTTACGTTCTTTCCCATCAAATTTAACAGGATATTTCATCCGAGTAGCCGAATTCAAATACACCAATGTTCCATCCGCTAACTTCACCTTATACTCCCCACCACGAGGAACCTCAAGTTCATTGAAACGGATTCCGTCTACATTTTTACCCTCGGAAGAAGTATATACCAAACGATCTTTTTCCCCGGTAACCGTTATCTCCTTATCCTCAGAAATCACCCCCTCTTCCTCCTCCTTCAAAAACACCTTACGCCCGTCATCCAAAACTAACACGGCCTGTGAACATCCCGGTTGAACTGACGCGACAGATGAGACTACGACAGGAACTTGCACTGTTTCATGCATTAACTTCCACGATCCCACAACTAAAATAGGGAATAACAACACGACTGCGTATTTCCACCAACGCCCTATGTACTTCGGGGAGACTTTTCTCACACGTTTTTCAAAAACATGTAATGCTTTTATATCATTAATCTCCTTATAAACAGCGTGTTCTTTCGAGAATAAATCTTCCTGGCAAATTTGCTCAAATAATTTCCTATTTCGGGGAGCATCTTCACACCAGCTCTCTAATTCCTGCCGTTCCTTCTCGGTAATATTTCCAAGCAAGTATAACTGCAACAAGCGAACAATTCTATCGGAATACTGATTCTTCATCTGATAATTTTTGCATCATATACAACCATGATACAAAAACGGGGTATCCTAAATCCATCTTTTTTCAAAAAAAAGACACAAAATTTTACAAATCAATGATATTCAAAATAATTAACAAATAATACGATTTACCTAATCGCTCTCGCAAAAAATACATCGCCTTCTTTTTCTGTGTTTTCACTGTTTCTACAGAAAGTTCCAGTACTTGAGCTATTTCCTCATTTTTCTTGCCCTGCAAATGCAATTCGAACACTTGACGACAACGCTTCGGTAACTCATCCACGGTTCGATGTAACTCCCGGTATAGCTCTTCACGCATCAACCGGTAATCCTCGTCCTCTTCATTTTGTTCCTGCAATAAAATTTCTGCATGTCGCCGTTCAACCTCTTCATGCTTTAAATAATTTAAACAACGATTTTTGACCGCATCATACAAAAATGCCCGAAACCCGTGATATGAATTATACTTCTTATCACTCTCCCAAATAGCAATAAAAACCTCCTGCACAACATCTTCCGACACCTCCTGCTGTTTCACGTAACGTAGGGCATATAACACCAGATATCGATAAAATGTACCAAACAACTCGCGGAAAGCCGGCATCTGCTTTCTATTTATTTGGTCTATAAATTCATCTGGTTGCATTTCCATGTAACTCTAATAATTGTTTTCCCGCGTTACTTTATCGCAAAGCTATGATTTTTCATTCAAATAAACACAAAATATATCACAAATTCAAATAAACACGATCAAGTAAAGGGCGTGCCAAAAGACACACCCTCATTATTAATAACAA
Encoded proteins:
- a CDS encoding FecR family protein; translation: MKNQYSDRIVRLLQLYLLGNITEKERQELESWCEDAPRNRKLFEQICQEDLFSKEHAVYKEINDIKALHVFEKRVRKVSPKYIGRWWKYAVVLLFPILVVGSWKLMHETVQVPVVVSSVASVQPGCSQAVLVLDDGRKVFLKEEEEGVISEDKEITVTGEKDRLVYTSSEGKNVDGIRFNELEVPRGGEYKVKLADGTLVYLNSATRMKYPVKFDGKERKVYLSGEAYFEVAKDPECPFFVEMEGVEVRVYGTSFNVNTHQKGCIQTVLVKGSIGVKVLASGTESVIKPGQMAEFKQGKTKVDVKEVNVAVYTDWKDGIFRFENQRLEDILTVLSNWYDVDVFYQTPSVKELHFSGYMERYKDVRVILDAITLSTGVTFSIQGKTIIVSK
- a CDS encoding RNA polymerase sigma-70 factor encodes the protein MEMQPDEFIDQINRKQMPAFRELFGTFYRYLVLYALRYVKQQEVSEDVVQEVFIAIWESDKKYNSYHGFRAFLYDAVKNRCLNYLKHEEVERRHAEILLQEQNEEDEDYRLMREELYRELHRTVDELPKRCRQVFELHLQGKKNEEIAQVLELSVETVKTQKKKAMYFLRERLGKSYYLLIILNIIDL